In Candidatus Hydrogenedentota bacterium, a genomic segment contains:
- a CDS encoding glutamyl-tRNA reductase has protein sequence MTIALTGISHHTSPLALRERLAFPEARLEAALRALKKRLPDGGAVILSTCNRVELYVRDPGPAEELHAACRGFLSEWHDVPLDMFRPSLYELAGAEAVAHLFRVACSLDSMVVGEAQVLGQVQDAYLTAQAAQTTDKILNALFQRALKVAKDVRTQTNIGLGKVSVPSVAVDLATQVFGELGTKAVMVIGSGETGQLTLKTLIARGVGRVLLANRNIDRARKLAERFRGEPFGFDRLRECLALADIVISSTAAEEPILGPADFQRALRERNHEPMFVVDIAVPRDIDPAVNQLDNVYLYDLDALQQVADQNLEARRAEMTACVEMVSRQVDNFMRWRKGLRAEPAIVSMANELNVIRERELQKTLHALPDLSEKQREEVEYLTKRIVNTILQRPMTQLKQEVTEDDSGRALSLIKRLFGLKDDF, from the coding sequence ATGACGATTGCCTTGACCGGCATCAGTCACCACACCAGTCCCCTGGCGTTGCGTGAACGGCTCGCGTTTCCCGAGGCGCGCCTTGAGGCGGCATTGCGCGCGCTGAAGAAGCGTTTGCCCGATGGCGGCGCCGTGATCCTGAGCACCTGCAACCGCGTCGAGCTATATGTCCGCGACCCCGGTCCGGCCGAGGAATTGCACGCCGCCTGCCGCGGTTTCCTGTCCGAATGGCATGACGTGCCTCTCGATATGTTCCGCCCGTCGCTCTACGAACTGGCGGGCGCGGAGGCGGTGGCGCACCTGTTTCGCGTGGCGTGCAGCCTCGACAGCATGGTGGTGGGCGAGGCGCAGGTGCTCGGTCAGGTGCAGGACGCCTATCTTACCGCGCAGGCCGCGCAGACGACCGACAAGATTCTCAACGCGTTGTTCCAGCGCGCGCTCAAAGTGGCCAAGGATGTGCGCACCCAGACCAATATTGGCTTGGGAAAGGTATCCGTGCCTTCCGTGGCGGTGGACCTGGCCACGCAGGTCTTCGGCGAACTCGGCACGAAGGCAGTCATGGTGATCGGGTCGGGTGAAACCGGCCAGTTGACGTTGAAAACGCTCATTGCGCGCGGCGTGGGCCGCGTCCTGCTCGCGAACCGGAATATTGACCGGGCGCGGAAACTCGCGGAACGGTTCAGGGGCGAGCCTTTCGGGTTTGACCGTTTGCGCGAATGCCTTGCCCTCGCGGATATTGTCATCAGTTCAACGGCCGCGGAGGAACCTATCCTCGGCCCGGCGGATTTTCAGCGCGCGCTGCGCGAGCGCAACCACGAGCCTATGTTTGTCGTCGACATCGCGGTGCCACGCGATATCGACCCCGCGGTGAACCAATTGGACAATGTCTACCTGTATGACCTGGACGCACTGCAGCAGGTTGCCGACCAGAACCTGGAGGCGCGGCGCGCGGAGATGACCGCATGCGTCGAGATGGTATCCCGGCAGGTGGACAACTTCATGCGGTGGCGAAAGGGGCTGCGCGCCGAGCCGGCGATCGTGTCGATGGCGAACGAACTGAACGTCATTCGCGAGCGGGAATTGCAGAAGACGCTGCACGCGCTGCCCGACCTCAGCGAGAAGCAGCGGGAAGAGGTCGAGTACCTCACAAAACGCATCGTCAATACCATATTGCAGCGGCCCATGACGCAACTGAAACAGGAAGTCACGGAGGATGATTCGGGCCGCGCCCTGTCGTTGATCAAGCGCCTTTTCGGATTGAAGGATGACTTCTGA
- the ccsA gene encoding cytochrome c biogenesis protein CcsA has protein sequence MHAAIYVALYAGVVCYAGAAAFSLWFLREETARRLHAAGRLAIAGAVFLAVTFTLRYLHWRLLPMTSPTDSLVLFVLMGSVTASAVLWDEKRRALMCFYMPPLAVIALIAAYTALADFGAGPKPLTTLLLTVHVSLAMLAYALFLMASLTSLAYAFQSGRLKGHRTTGLFLKLPSLEELDRTLYQLIAFGYPLFVVTLWLGLFWAWYDSSSLSDTWWLSPKIVLSLVMALLYSFSYHARARGWLRGPKLAYCVFWGFGLLLFVYLFLNVLGLTNYNFWGGAA, from the coding sequence GTGCACGCCGCTATCTATGTTGCTCTCTATGCGGGCGTCGTCTGCTATGCCGGCGCGGCCGCGTTTTCTCTCTGGTTTCTTCGCGAAGAGACGGCGCGCCGTCTGCATGCCGCGGGCCGGCTTGCGATCGCCGGGGCGGTGTTTCTCGCAGTGACCTTCACGCTGCGATACTTGCACTGGCGGCTGCTGCCGATGACGAGTCCGACCGACAGTCTGGTGCTGTTCGTGCTGATGGGCTCAGTGACGGCCTCGGCGGTGCTCTGGGACGAAAAGCGGCGCGCGCTGATGTGTTTCTACATGCCGCCGCTGGCGGTCATCGCGCTGATCGCGGCCTACACGGCGCTGGCCGATTTCGGGGCGGGGCCGAAGCCGCTGACGACGCTGCTGCTGACCGTGCACGTGTCGCTGGCGATGCTGGCGTACGCGCTGTTTCTCATGGCCAGCCTTACGAGCCTCGCCTACGCGTTCCAATCAGGCCGTCTGAAAGGGCACCGTACCACGGGCCTCTTTCTCAAGCTGCCCTCACTCGAGGAACTGGACCGCACCCTGTATCAGCTCATCGCGTTCGGTTATCCCCTCTTCGTGGTGACGCTCTGGCTTGGCCTGTTCTGGGCGTGGTACGACAGCAGTTCGCTGAGCGACACCTGGTGGCTTTCGCCGAAGATTGTGCTGTCACTGGTGATGGCGTTGCTCTATAGTTTCAGCTATCACGCGAGGGCGCGCGGCTGGCTGCGCGGGCCGAAGCTCGCGTACTGTGTTTTCTGGGGGTTTGGCCTGCTGCTCTTCGTATATCTTTTCCTCAACGTTTTGGGACTGACCAACTACAACTTCTGGGGAGGCGCGGCATGA
- a CDS encoding glycerophosphodiester phosphodiesterase family protein, whose amino-acid sequence MVYFQAHRGGLEEAPENTLAALEHAWSIPGAVPEIDLRTTQDGVVVCMHDETPARTTNAAEPWRDRQIPEIPYEVVRTWDAGATFDLRFAGARVPALDEVFAAMRGKPERQLYLDVKDADEQKLVEAIRAAGLERQIIFVHGEVETCRRLQALYDGARTMTWLSGTPSGMKARFEELAAANFAGLSQLQFHLRGRRGSSGIQYAFDPRYLRGAAERARAAGIDLQLRPFLFDARSLRDLIDAGIRWYVTDAPGAFAAAVQEALSLSPSARK is encoded by the coding sequence ATGGTGTATTTTCAGGCGCATCGCGGGGGACTCGAAGAGGCGCCGGAAAACACGCTGGCCGCGTTGGAGCATGCGTGGAGCATCCCGGGTGCGGTGCCGGAAATTGACCTGCGCACAACGCAGGACGGCGTTGTGGTGTGCATGCATGACGAGACACCCGCGCGCACGACGAATGCGGCGGAACCGTGGCGCGACAGGCAAATTCCGGAGATCCCGTATGAGGTCGTGCGCACCTGGGACGCAGGCGCCACTTTCGATTTGCGATTCGCGGGCGCGCGAGTTCCCGCACTCGATGAGGTGTTCGCGGCGATGCGCGGCAAGCCGGAACGTCAATTGTACCTGGACGTGAAAGACGCGGATGAACAGAAACTTGTGGAAGCGATTCGGGCGGCGGGCCTCGAGCGGCAGATCATTTTCGTACATGGAGAGGTGGAGACGTGCCGCCGCTTGCAGGCGCTCTACGACGGTGCGCGCACAATGACGTGGCTGAGCGGGACGCCCTCGGGCATGAAGGCGCGGTTCGAGGAACTGGCCGCCGCGAATTTTGCCGGTCTCAGCCAGCTGCAGTTTCACCTGCGCGGCCGGCGCGGAAGTTCCGGCATCCAATATGCATTTGACCCGCGCTACTTGCGCGGCGCGGCGGAGCGTGCCCGTGCAGCCGGGATCGATTTGCAGTTGCGGCCGTTTCTTTTCGATGCGCGTTCCCTGCGGGACCTGATAGACGCGGGCATCCGGTGGTATGTAACAGATGCGCCGGGCGCTTTTGCGGCTGCCGTGCAGGAGGCGCTATCCTTATCGCCGTCCGCGCGAAAATAA
- a CDS encoding penicillin acylase family protein — translation MAIDAQPALDPALMWLDATLYRDEWGVPHVYARDPRALAFAFGYAQAEDHLEPMLFAYRVANGRAAEIAGEPYANSDAFSISMGHARLAVAALDVVDPVTRDLCEGFALGVNAWIAQNPAETPPWCEGVSPPDVLALWHAFLMSMAPWDLPELYHRPRAIETGNAWALAPARTEQGKTLLVINPHDYFDGPFRWYEAHLAAGDLDVTGVTLYGLPVIIQGHNGYLGWALTPNWPDFADIFEEQFAQPQRNPNDPRLPRFDAEFMLGLEFMSNARPYYVRTPAGLEERFTPALINSRGPVFQAGGGGLHSWRIGGYRDFGGFYQLMEMGRARDLGAFQAALMLQQLPCFHVLYADQAGNLFYTYNAKTGTRELPPPVLEEREKSGRPPITWQTPEKAALDGTAWVSVFLPDQLPYVMNPKAGYLQACGNPPWSATDDAGPQPEAWPPWLIQDIDTPRAQRVRRLLRTGQRGFRDMQSMVYDALAPAAAELTPVLIEAAGARPDFVKAAHPDLAGALDLLQSWNCVADVPFEGMTFYHAWWTDLVQRAAPVFPSSAALHGAMMRKDPQVLELALNAAAEAARSLRNTFDSIRIPWGDAHKIRRGKREEAIGGSASGDPVFRMGDSLFDRGAWYATYGCAHAFVIEFDDPPRMVSVARFGASDNPDSPHFDDQLDLLLEHRFKVNRFTRDEVWRYAQSAYGRRVTLFPLGVTGAFTFEAPREIDAVLRTAAETAAPLPEGLIAFTSFVRPSCDPASTPVSIVAEMEVPQTLCRPDLLPNLALYVYEEGLNWRPVPEQTLDAAARRITGRHSALGLYAVLGPAWCGSESAVQEPVQAEPSPEPAPELPTDLPQIWDAAGQEPPGKFKFEVLVPVPEKDEEEPAALPPAFLDPNRERKFRIEPVGGASVAPEPGTEPENPAAAPPEPPLAPSAHESAPSATPEPAQETTPGATTEAAPAERLETPPEAAPEPAPTAGTDAGQGSGDGKPKFRLERLNRE, via the coding sequence GTGGCGATTGATGCACAGCCCGCGCTGGACCCGGCGCTGATGTGGCTGGATGCCACGCTCTACCGTGATGAATGGGGCGTGCCGCACGTCTACGCGCGGGACCCGCGCGCGCTGGCGTTCGCGTTCGGCTACGCACAGGCGGAGGACCACCTGGAACCGATGCTGTTCGCGTACCGGGTCGCGAACGGGCGCGCGGCGGAGATTGCGGGCGAGCCCTACGCGAATTCGGACGCGTTCTCGATTTCGATGGGGCACGCGCGGCTGGCGGTCGCTGCGCTGGACGTGGTGGACCCGGTCACGCGCGACTTGTGCGAGGGATTCGCGCTCGGGGTGAACGCGTGGATAGCGCAAAACCCCGCGGAGACACCCCCGTGGTGCGAAGGAGTGAGTCCGCCGGACGTGCTGGCGCTGTGGCACGCGTTCCTGATGAGCATGGCGCCGTGGGACCTGCCGGAGTTGTACCATCGCCCGCGCGCAATCGAGACGGGCAACGCCTGGGCCCTGGCGCCCGCGCGGACGGAGCAGGGCAAGACCTTGCTGGTGATCAATCCGCACGACTACTTCGACGGCCCGTTCCGCTGGTACGAGGCGCACCTGGCCGCGGGCGACCTGGACGTAACGGGCGTGACGCTGTACGGGTTGCCGGTCATTATCCAGGGGCACAATGGCTATCTGGGCTGGGCACTGACCCCGAACTGGCCGGATTTCGCCGATATCTTCGAGGAGCAGTTTGCCCAGCCGCAGCGCAATCCCAATGACCCGCGGCTCCCGCGTTTCGACGCGGAATTCATGCTGGGTCTCGAATTCATGTCGAACGCGCGGCCCTATTATGTGCGCACGCCCGCAGGGCTTGAGGAACGGTTCACGCCCGCGCTCATCAATTCGCGCGGACCCGTGTTTCAGGCCGGCGGCGGCGGGCTGCATTCCTGGCGGATTGGCGGCTATCGCGATTTTGGCGGGTTCTATCAACTCATGGAAATGGGCCGCGCGCGGGACCTTGGCGCGTTCCAGGCGGCGCTGATGCTGCAGCAGCTGCCGTGTTTTCACGTGCTCTATGCGGACCAGGCGGGCAATCTCTTTTACACCTATAACGCCAAAACCGGCACGCGTGAACTGCCGCCTCCCGTCCTGGAAGAACGGGAAAAGAGCGGGCGTCCCCCGATTACGTGGCAGACGCCGGAAAAGGCGGCGCTGGACGGGACCGCCTGGGTGTCGGTCTTTCTGCCGGACCAGTTGCCGTATGTCATGAACCCGAAGGCGGGTTATCTGCAGGCGTGCGGCAATCCGCCCTGGTCCGCGACGGACGACGCCGGCCCGCAGCCGGAGGCGTGGCCGCCGTGGCTCATCCAGGATATCGATACGCCGCGCGCGCAACGGGTCCGCCGGCTGCTGCGCACGGGGCAACGCGGTTTCCGGGACATGCAGTCGATGGTCTACGACGCGCTGGCGCCCGCCGCCGCCGAATTGACGCCCGTGTTGATAGAAGCCGCCGGTGCGCGGCCCGATTTCGTGAAGGCAGCCCATCCCGACCTGGCGGGCGCCCTGGACTTGCTGCAGTCGTGGAATTGCGTGGCCGATGTGCCGTTCGAGGGCATGACCTTTTATCATGCGTGGTGGACGGACCTCGTGCAGCGGGCGGCGCCCGTGTTTCCGTCTTCCGCCGCGTTGCACGGCGCGATGATGCGCAAGGACCCGCAGGTCCTGGAACTTGCCTTGAACGCCGCGGCGGAAGCCGCGCGGAGTCTGCGCAATACCTTTGACTCAATCCGGATCCCATGGGGCGATGCGCACAAGATCCGCCGCGGCAAGCGCGAGGAGGCAATCGGCGGCTCCGCTTCCGGCGACCCCGTTTTCCGCATGGGCGATTCATTGTTCGACCGGGGCGCGTGGTACGCCACTTACGGCTGCGCGCATGCGTTCGTCATTGAGTTCGACGACCCGCCGCGCATGGTCAGCGTCGCGCGGTTCGGCGCTTCCGATAACCCGGACTCGCCTCATTTCGATGATCAATTGGACCTGCTCCTCGAACACCGCTTCAAGGTAAACCGCTTCACGCGCGATGAGGTCTGGCGCTACGCGCAGTCCGCCTACGGCCGCCGCGTGACGCTGTTTCCCCTCGGGGTGACCGGGGCGTTCACCTTCGAAGCGCCACGCGAGATTGACGCCGTCCTGCGTACCGCGGCGGAAACGGCCGCGCCGTTGCCCGAAGGACTGATCGCCTTTACGTCCTTCGTGCGGCCGTCGTGCGACCCGGCCAGCACGCCCGTTTCAATTGTTGCGGAGATGGAAGTGCCGCAGACACTATGCCGGCCGGACTTGCTGCCGAACCTCGCCCTGTACGTGTACGAAGAGGGATTGAACTGGCGGCCCGTGCCCGAACAGACGCTGGATGCGGCAGCACGCCGGATCACCGGACGACATAGCGCACTGGGCCTCTATGCCGTGCTCGGCCCGGCATGGTGCGGAAGCGAATCCGCCGTTCAAGAACCCGTGCAGGCCGAGCCGTCGCCCGAGCCTGCGCCAGAGTTGCCCACGGACCTGCCGCAGATATGGGACGCCGCCGGACAGGAGCCGCCGGGCAAATTCAAATTCGAAGTGCTGGTGCCCGTGCCCGAAAAGGACGAGGAGGAGCCGGCGGCGCTTCCGCCGGCGTTTCTGGATCCCAACCGGGAACGGAAGTTCCGCATCGAGCCGGTCGGCGGCGCGTCCGTTGCGCCGGAACCCGGCACGGAACCGGAAAATCCCGCCGCCGCACCGCCGGAACCGCCCCTCGCTCCTTCCGCGCACGAATCGGCGCCTTCCGCAACGCCCGAACCCGCACAGGAAACAACGCCTGGAGCCACGACAGAGGCGGCGCCCGCGGAGAGACTCGAAACGCCGCCGGAAGCCGCGCCCGAACCCGCGCCGACTGCGGGGACCGATGCGGGGCAGGGGAGCGGCGATGGCAAGCCGAAGTTCCGGCTGGAACGGCTGAATCGGGAGTGA